The proteins below are encoded in one region of Brassica napus cultivar Da-Ae chromosome A6, Da-Ae, whole genome shotgun sequence:
- the LOC125610295 gene encoding ATP-dependent DNA helicase PIF1-like — protein MSYPLEYLNSLEFPGLPAHKLRLKVGVPVMLLRNLNQKEGLCNGTRLIVTHMGEKVIKTELLTATKKTDPILLPRIILSPLESNHPFTLKRRQFPIRVCYAMTVNKSQGQTLSNVALYLPKPVFSHGQLYVALSRVTTPKGLKILDMSSNVEGSKTIDNIVYREAFKGLPKTTGVTYDADEAAEDQ, from the exons ATGTCCTACCCATTGGAATATCTGAACTCCTTGGAGTTCCCAGGCCTACCAGCTCACAAACTCCGGCTGAAAGTGGGTGTCCCAGTCATGCTCCTGCGTAACCTGAACCAGAAAGAAGGCTTATGTAACGGCACAAGGCTAATAGTGACACACATGGGTGAAAAGGTTATTAAAACCGAACTGCTTACTGCTACAAAGAAGACAGATCCTATCCTGCTGCCACGGATCATCCTGTCACCACTAGAATCCAACCATCCTTTCACCTTGAAACGTCGCCAGTTTCCAATCCGAGTTTGCTATGCGATGACAGTGAATAAAAGCCAAGGCCAGACTTTATCAAACGTTGCTCTATACTTGCCTAAACCAGTCTTCAGCCATGGTCAGCTATATGTGGCCCTGTCAAGAGTCACAACACCCAAAGGTCTCAAGATTTTAGACATGAGCAGTAATGTGGAGGGAAGCAAGACGATAGACAACATTGTCTACAGAGAGGCCTTCAAAGGCCTCCCAAAAACAACCG GTGTAACATACGACGCCGACGAGGCAGCCGAGGATCAATGA
- the LOC106430793 gene encoding uncharacterized protein LOC106430793 → MGITILLLDELDSVIHGFIPANRASHYRPDLKSGSIVKVDRFEVARCAHTYKITEHQFVIRFTPSTRICEVLTDAPVINSEKFMVRRYNHLHVLSNTNLELPDVVGEIRSVQGSDLRNDAATTRVVVRLLIEPDVTVYLSLWDEAASTFRGLLKAGDKTKSVMLVTTVIPKLFGGNMYLNSTPGTRFFFDTSLPEIATFVSMVGGESSKVFPLVDTLQGIKKKELVSIADLNTFISNSNEQTQEADFFCKARIVGVVHENGWSFVACTGCNRKLERIGTSLSCNRCVTDAVTGVVRFRVELAVDDGNDSATFVVFDKEMTKLTQQDAAVLALDEAANGGEENLPICLEELTDKEFVFQIRVTPFNFTPNHRTFTVSTITEDIISLTHGKEEDENILGGNEGDSGLKAPPSGPSVLGENVGEECGTTDPPEIAVTRNNRKRSRE, encoded by the exons ATGGGGATCACGATACTCCTCCTCGATGAACTG GACTCGGTTATTCACGGGTTCATTCCCGCTAATCGAGCGAGTCACTACCGTCCTGATCTGAAGTCTGGTTCTATAGTAAAAGTGGATCGTTTTGAAGTTGCAAGGTGCGCTCACACGTACAAGATCACAGAGCATCAGTTCGTGATCCGTTTCACCCCTTCCACGCGTATCTGCGAGGTCCTCACTGACGCGCCTGTGATCAACTCTGAAAAATTCATGGTGCGGCGCTACAACCACCTTCACGTTCTCTCGAACACGAACCTGGAGCTCCCCG ACGTCGTGGGTGAGATACGCTCCGTCCAAGGGTCCGATCTCCGGAACGATGCAGCAACAACCAGAGTGGTGGTCCGCCTCTTAATCGAACC AGATGTGACTGTCTACTTATCTCTGTGGGATGAGGCTGCATCGACCTTCAGGGGTCTCTTGAAAGCAGGCGATAAGACCAAGTCTGTGATGTTGGTGACCACGGTCATTCCTAAACTATTTGGAG gTAACATGTACTTGAACTCCACACCAGGGACTCGCTTCTTTTTCGACACCAGTCTCCCTGAGATAGCAACGTTTGTCAGCATGGTTGGAGGTGAATCATCCAAAGTGTTTCCTCTTGTCGACACTCTCCAAGGAATTAAGAAGAAGGAGCTTGTCTCAATAGCAGATCTCAACACTTTCATCTCCAACTCCAATGAGCAG ACTCAGGAGGCTGATTTCTTCTGCAAAGCACGGATTGTTGGTGTCGTCCATGAGAATGGGTGGTCCTTTGTGGCATGCACTGGCTGCaacagaaaattggagaggatTGGAACTTCACTAAGCTGCAACAGATGTGTAACTGATGCCGTTACCGGTGTTGTCAG GTTCCGTGTTGAGCTTGCTGTTGATGATGGCAACGATAGCGCCACATTTGTCGTCTTTGATAAGGAGATGACAAAACTTACCCAGCAAGATGCTGCTGTCCTCGCCCTCGATGAG GCTGCAAATGGCGGAGAGGAGAACCTCCCAATCTGTCTTGAAGAGCTAACTGATAAGGAGTTTGTGTTCCAGATCCGTGTGACACCTTTCAACTTCACACCAAACCACCGTACTTTCACTGTCTCGACTATAACTGAAGATATCATCTCGCTGACCCATGGCAAG GAGGAAGATGAGAACATTCTTGGAGGCAATGAAGGTGACAGCGGGTTGAAAGCACCACCTTCGGGTCCGTCTGTTTTGGGAGAGAATGTCGGGGAGGAGTGTGGTACCACAGATCCCCCAGAGATTGCAGTCACTCGGAACAACCGCAAGCGCTCCCGTGAGTGA